A genomic region of Anas acuta chromosome 1, bAnaAcu1.1, whole genome shotgun sequence contains the following coding sequences:
- the MPC2 gene encoding mitochondrial pyruvate carrier 2: MAAAAAGLRASYHRLLDRIELVLPPRLRPFYNHPAGPKTVFFWAPIMKWGLVCAGMADMTRPAEKLSTAQSAVLMATGLIWSRYSLVIIPKNWSLFAVNFFVGCAGGSQLFRIWRYNQELKAKQQDQLLQKDA; the protein is encoded by the exons ATGGCGGCCGCCGCGGCGGGGCTGCGCGCCTCGTACCACCGCCTGCTGGACCGCATCGAGCTGGTGCTGCCGCCGCGCCTGCGGCCCTTCTACAACCACCCGGCGG GTCccaaaacagtgtttttctggGCACCTATTATGAAATGG GGCTTGGTGTGTGCTGGAATGGCTGATATGACCAGGCCAGCAGAAAagctcagcacagcccagtCTGCAGTGTTGATGGCCACAG GCCTTATTTGGTCAAGGTACTCTTTGGTTATTATTCCTAAAAATTGGAGCCTGTTTGCTGTGAACTTCTTTGTTGGCTGTGCCGGTGGCTCTCAACTCTTCCGAATATGGAG GTATAATCAGGagctaaaagcaaaacaacaagaTCAGCTGCTGCAAAAAGATGCTTAA